A stretch of the Pyxidicoccus trucidator genome encodes the following:
- a CDS encoding TetR/AcrR family transcriptional regulator, whose amino-acid sequence MEKERRSAVGERSRRAILDAALECFTRLGWAATTIEDIRKVSGASVGSVYHHFGAKEGIAVALYIDCLRQHQEALRARLEREHDAEGFVRAVVTHHIAWSRANPEAARYLIQMRRDEAVSAAEPEVQEATGGFVRDGYARLKEYAKEGHLLRLPTTAYLPLLIGPAQELLRYWASGRGELKAGIEKVLADAAWKSLRPESPAGRSS is encoded by the coding sequence ATGGAGAAGGAACGTCGAAGCGCGGTGGGGGAGCGAAGCCGCCGCGCCATCCTGGATGCGGCGCTCGAGTGCTTCACCCGGCTGGGGTGGGCGGCGACGACCATCGAGGACATCCGCAAGGTGAGCGGGGCCAGCGTGGGCAGTGTCTACCACCACTTCGGAGCGAAGGAGGGCATCGCGGTGGCGCTGTACATCGACTGCCTGCGCCAGCATCAGGAGGCGCTGCGCGCGCGCCTGGAGCGTGAGCACGACGCGGAGGGCTTCGTGCGAGCAGTCGTCACCCACCACATCGCCTGGTCGCGAGCGAACCCGGAGGCCGCGCGCTATCTCATCCAGATGCGCCGGGACGAAGCTGTCTCCGCGGCGGAGCCGGAGGTCCAGGAAGCCACGGGAGGCTTCGTGCGCGACGGCTACGCGAGGCTGAAGGAATACGCGAAGGAGGGACACCTCCTCCGCCTCCCGACGACGGCGTATCTGCCCCTGCTGATCGGGCCCGCGCAGGAGCTGCTCCGCTACTGGGCCAGCGGTCGGGGCGAGCTGAAGGCCGGCATTGAGAAGGTCCTGGCCGACGCCGCCTGGAAGAGCCTGCGCCCCGAGTCACCCGCCGGGAGGTCGTCATGA
- a CDS encoding 2-hydroxychromene-2-carboxylate isomerase: MVAPLEFWFEFGSTYSYVGALRIEEECRAAGVPLVWKPFLLGPLFTAQLGIKDSPFNANPVRGRYMWRDLERLCAKHGLPWRRPSVFPRGTVLASRVACAGEHQPWLGDFIRAVFRANFAEDRDISQSVVIAELLRGLGVEAEPVLAAAVTEESKARLRASTDQAAALGIFGAPNCVTRGELFFGQDRIADAIAWALDDGRA, translated from the coding sequence ATGGTCGCGCCGCTGGAGTTCTGGTTCGAGTTCGGGAGCACCTACTCGTACGTGGGTGCCCTGCGCATCGAAGAGGAGTGCCGGGCCGCCGGCGTCCCGCTCGTGTGGAAGCCGTTCCTCCTGGGGCCTCTCTTCACCGCGCAGCTCGGTATCAAGGACTCGCCGTTCAATGCGAATCCTGTTCGCGGTCGGTACATGTGGCGCGACCTGGAGCGGCTGTGCGCGAAGCATGGCCTGCCCTGGCGCCGGCCGAGCGTGTTCCCTCGTGGCACCGTGCTCGCCTCCCGTGTGGCCTGCGCTGGCGAGCATCAGCCGTGGCTCGGGGACTTCATCCGCGCCGTGTTCCGCGCCAACTTCGCAGAGGATCGCGATATCTCGCAGTCGGTTGTCATTGCTGAGTTGCTGCGGGGGCTCGGTGTCGAGGCCGAGCCCGTGCTGGCGGCGGCCGTCACCGAGGAGAGCAAGGCGCGGCTTCGCGCGAGCACCGACCAGGCCGCTGCGCTGGGCATCTTCGGTGCTCCGAACTGCGTCACCCGGGGCGAGCTGTTCTTCGGACAGGACCGCATCGCTGACGCCATCGCCTGGGCCCTGGACGACGGCCGGGCGTAG
- a CDS encoding serine/threonine-protein kinase — MDLEAELRIALAEGFVSREEADALLEEARRRGRGLLELLVERGRVSEAVVAPLLGGVPPAPAQDAAATMSLAGSPPLAERPDAGPAFPVPGWERYQPVRFLGQGGMGKVFLAYDPRLRRQVALKFVIGSAPELVRRLLGEASAQARVEHERVCKVYEVGEVQGHPYIAMQYVDGQPLHLLAPELTVEQKALVMRDVTEGVHAAHRAGLIHRDIKPSNILVERAEDGRLRPYVMDFGLARDWKEGVTATGSVLGTPHYMAPEQARGEVSRLDRRADVYSLGATLYHLLTNQAPISGANALEVLANVATVEPRPPRALDADIPVDLEAIVLKCLEKERGARYGSARELAEELERFVSGAPVRARSAGPGYRLRKRLRKHRVLASVVTVALVLTGAALGQAAYTRQEAARRERLARRFTEQVERVEALARYSGLSRLHDTREDREELRARLEALAGEVREAGALGAGPGQYALGRGFLALGDEATARGHLEAAWREGYREPRVAWALALVVGHLYQEALLDVERLSDATQRTARREALARDYREPALTWLRASEGAEVPSPDYVAALLAFYEDRLDEALARLETAGQRRAWFHEAHLLRGDILQTRAARRWNTGDRDGALADLEAGRRACADAAATAESVPEVHFALARLEYTALVMELYGRGDVLPPYTRGLEAVARALAVDAGSAWAKVLEARFHNRLAEHGMMRGEDVEALLQKAMAAAREALALRSEPVKARKELGQSLRRQARALEARGLDPSEPLRLAIEALEGVPEKARDYELHATLGLVFSIQADRAEATGGDPLPARGRAINAYREAIRLNEQLPDAWLNLGTNHLSRATLPSAPDAEGDLEGARVALEKARALNPGNFVTYFLGGQLHQELAGRRMRQGGDARPDLETALDLYQRGIAINARIPQFHHGGSAVLLDLAREAWDRGGDPFSLLERARAMCVQAIAVAPRQGYGQNNLGEVHAARALYRWRLGEDPESDVRAAEAAYREAVALLPGMAHPWANLAKVHHLRAAFALEHGRDTAPALAKADAALREVFARNPEEAQAWLFQGRVHEVRARWLASRGQQARAGDAFEEAARAFEKALQLKPGRQDYQVAFGQFCRERALWAEASAEAPGPWLERGLGVADTLLAARPEWAEALLLRASLLRVKDLGAPASGALGVGGHRMRKDADAALARNPHLMHVWARQEASGGLAAP; from the coding sequence ATGGACCTGGAAGCCGAGCTCCGCATCGCGCTGGCGGAGGGGTTCGTCTCGCGCGAAGAGGCGGACGCGTTGCTGGAGGAGGCTCGCCGGCGGGGGCGGGGGCTGCTGGAGTTGCTCGTGGAGCGGGGCCGCGTGTCCGAGGCGGTGGTCGCTCCGTTGCTGGGCGGGGTGCCTCCTGCTCCGGCACAGGATGCCGCCGCGACGATGTCGCTCGCGGGAAGCCCCCCTCTCGCGGAGCGCCCCGACGCCGGGCCCGCCTTCCCGGTGCCCGGGTGGGAGCGCTACCAGCCCGTGCGCTTCCTGGGCCAGGGCGGCATGGGCAAGGTCTTCCTCGCGTATGACCCACGCCTGCGCCGCCAGGTCGCCCTGAAGTTCGTCATCGGCTCCGCACCCGAGCTGGTGCGCCGCCTGCTGGGCGAGGCCTCCGCGCAGGCGCGCGTGGAGCATGAGCGCGTGTGCAAGGTGTACGAGGTGGGCGAGGTCCAGGGCCACCCCTACATCGCCATGCAGTACGTGGACGGCCAGCCGCTCCATCTGCTCGCGCCCGAGCTCACCGTGGAGCAGAAGGCACTGGTGATGCGCGACGTCACCGAGGGCGTTCATGCCGCCCACCGGGCCGGGCTCATCCACCGGGACATCAAGCCCTCCAACATCCTGGTGGAGCGCGCCGAGGACGGCCGGCTCCGGCCCTACGTCATGGACTTCGGCCTGGCGCGGGACTGGAAGGAGGGCGTCACCGCCACCGGCTCCGTGCTGGGCACGCCGCACTACATGGCCCCCGAGCAGGCCCGGGGCGAGGTGTCCCGGTTGGACAGGCGCGCGGACGTCTACAGCCTGGGCGCCACGCTGTACCACCTGCTGACGAACCAGGCCCCCATCTCTGGAGCCAATGCCCTGGAGGTGCTCGCCAACGTGGCCACCGTGGAGCCCCGGCCGCCGCGCGCGCTGGACGCGGACATTCCCGTGGACCTGGAGGCCATCGTCCTCAAGTGCCTGGAGAAGGAGCGCGGCGCCCGCTACGGCTCGGCGCGGGAGCTGGCCGAGGAGCTGGAGCGCTTCGTTTCGGGAGCGCCCGTGCGCGCGCGCTCCGCCGGGCCGGGTTACCGCTTGCGCAAGCGGCTGCGCAAGCACCGGGTGCTCGCCAGCGTCGTCACCGTGGCGCTGGTGCTGACCGGCGCCGCGCTGGGACAGGCCGCGTACACCCGCCAGGAGGCCGCCCGGCGCGAGCGCCTGGCCCGACGCTTCACCGAGCAGGTGGAGCGAGTCGAGGCGCTGGCCCGCTACTCCGGCCTGTCCCGGCTGCATGACACGCGCGAGGACCGCGAGGAGCTGCGCGCGCGCCTGGAGGCGCTTGCGGGGGAGGTGCGCGAGGCGGGTGCCCTGGGCGCCGGGCCGGGGCAGTACGCGCTGGGGCGCGGCTTCCTGGCCCTGGGCGACGAGGCCACGGCGCGCGGACACCTGGAGGCCGCGTGGCGCGAGGGCTACCGCGAGCCTCGCGTCGCCTGGGCGCTGGCGCTGGTGGTGGGCCACCTGTACCAGGAGGCGCTGCTGGACGTGGAGCGCCTGTCGGACGCCACCCAGCGCACGGCGCGCCGCGAGGCCCTGGCGCGCGACTACCGCGAGCCGGCCCTGACCTGGCTGCGCGCGAGCGAGGGCGCGGAGGTGCCCTCCCCGGACTATGTCGCGGCGCTGCTCGCCTTCTATGAAGACCGGCTGGACGAGGCGCTGGCACGGCTGGAGACCGCGGGGCAGCGGCGGGCGTGGTTCCACGAGGCGCACCTGCTGCGCGGCGACATCCTCCAGACGCGGGCCGCGCGGCGCTGGAACACGGGGGACCGGGACGGGGCGCTGGCGGACCTGGAGGCCGGCCGCCGGGCCTGCGCGGACGCCGCCGCCACTGCCGAGAGCGTGCCCGAGGTCCACTTCGCGCTGGCGAGGCTGGAGTACACGGCGCTGGTGATGGAGCTGTATGGCCGGGGGGACGTCCTTCCGCCCTACACGCGGGGCCTGGAGGCGGTGGCGCGGGCGCTCGCGGTCGATGCCGGCTCCGCGTGGGCGAAGGTGCTGGAGGCGCGCTTCCACAACCGGCTGGCGGAGCACGGGATGATGCGGGGCGAGGATGTCGAGGCGCTCCTCCAGAAGGCGATGGCCGCCGCGAGGGAGGCGCTGGCCCTGCGTTCCGAGCCCGTCAAGGCGCGCAAGGAGCTGGGGCAGAGCCTGCGGCGCCAGGCCCGCGCCCTGGAGGCCCGGGGGCTGGACCCCAGCGAGCCGCTGCGGCTGGCGATTGAAGCGCTGGAGGGAGTCCCCGAGAAGGCGCGGGACTACGAGCTGCACGCCACGCTCGGCCTGGTCTTCAGCATCCAGGCCGACCGCGCCGAGGCCACGGGAGGAGACCCGCTGCCCGCTCGCGGGCGGGCCATCAACGCCTACCGCGAGGCCATCCGCCTGAACGAGCAGCTGCCGGACGCCTGGCTCAACCTGGGGACGAACCATCTGTCGCGGGCCACACTCCCGAGCGCGCCGGACGCCGAGGGGGACCTGGAAGGGGCCCGCGTCGCGCTGGAGAAGGCGCGGGCGCTCAACCCGGGGAACTTCGTGACGTACTTCCTGGGAGGCCAACTCCACCAGGAGCTGGCCGGGCGTCGCATGCGCCAGGGGGGAGACGCCCGGCCGGACCTGGAGACGGCCCTGGACCTGTACCAGCGTGGCATCGCCATCAACGCGCGCATTCCCCAGTTCCACCATGGGGGGAGCGCGGTGTTGCTGGACCTGGCGCGCGAGGCCTGGGACCGGGGAGGGGACCCGTTCTCCCTGCTGGAGCGGGCCCGGGCCATGTGCGTGCAGGCCATCGCCGTGGCCCCCAGGCAGGGCTATGGACAGAACAACCTGGGCGAGGTGCATGCCGCGCGCGCGCTGTACCGCTGGAGGCTGGGCGAGGACCCGGAGTCCGACGTCCGCGCGGCCGAGGCGGCCTACCGCGAGGCGGTCGCGCTGTTGCCCGGCATGGCCCACCCCTGGGCCAACCTGGCGAAGGTGCACCACCTGCGCGCCGCCTTCGCACTGGAGCATGGGCGCGACACGGCTCCGGCGCTGGCGAAGGCCGACGCGGCCCTTCGTGAGGTCTTCGCCCGCAATCCCGAGGAGGCCCAGGCCTGGCTGTTCCAGGGCCGGGTCCACGAGGTGCGTGCCCGCTGGCTGGCCTCACGCGGACAGCAGGCGCGCGCGGGCGACGCCTTCGAGGAGGCGGCACGGGCCTTCGAGAAGGCGCTCCAGCTCAAGCCCGGGCGCCAGGACTACCAGGTCGCCTTCGGTCAGTTCTGCCGTGAACGCGCCCTCTGGGCGGAGGCCTCGGCGGAGGCTCCAGGGCCATGGCTGGAGCGGGGGCTGGGCGTGGCGGACACGCTGCTCGCCGCGCGCCCGGAGTGGGCGGAGGCGCTGCTGCTGCGTGCGAGCCTGCTGAGGGTGAAGGACCTAGGGGCGCCCGCTTCCGGTGCGTTGGGGGTCGGCGGGCACCGCATGCGGAAGGACGCGGATGCGGCGCTCGCGCGAAACCCCCACCTGATGCACGTGTGGGCGCGGCAGGAGGCCTCGGGGGGCCTGGCAGCGCCTTGA
- a CDS encoding acetyl-CoA C-acyltransferase: MDAYILDAVRTPRARAKPGKGALSGLHPQELLAQTLRQLPARTAVDVSDIDDVVIGCVSQVEAQGANIARQAVLAAGWPISVPAFTLNRFCGSGLQALSLAAMGVASGAQRLVVAGGVEQMSRLGLNADGGGTDGGNTRLREKLFQVPQGISADLIATLEGFSREELDAFGLRSQQLAVRAQAEGRFGRSLFPVKDPDSGDVLLAADDSPRADTTREKLAALSASFMQLGAQVAGPGGETLDALAVRAWPRAREVRHVHTAGTSSGIVDGAGAMLVASGEYVRAHGLKPRARVRAFSAVGSDPVLMLTGPAPAALKALKAAGMTARDVDLWEINEAFAAVVLQTARALEVDLERVNVNGGAIALGHPLGATGSMLVGTAVDELERRGGTVAVVALCTSGGQAVAAVLERV, translated from the coding sequence ATGGATGCGTACATTCTGGATGCGGTCCGGACTCCGAGGGCCCGGGCGAAGCCGGGGAAGGGCGCGCTCAGCGGGCTGCATCCGCAGGAGCTGCTGGCCCAGACGCTGCGACAGCTTCCGGCTCGCACGGCCGTGGACGTGTCGGACATCGACGACGTGGTGATTGGCTGCGTGTCCCAGGTGGAGGCCCAGGGCGCCAACATCGCCCGTCAGGCCGTGCTGGCCGCCGGTTGGCCCATCTCCGTGCCGGCTTTCACTCTCAACCGTTTCTGCGGCTCGGGCCTTCAGGCGCTGTCGCTGGCCGCCATGGGCGTGGCCTCGGGCGCGCAGCGGCTCGTCGTGGCCGGTGGCGTCGAGCAGATGAGCCGGCTGGGACTCAACGCCGATGGCGGCGGGACGGATGGGGGGAATACCCGGCTTCGGGAGAAGCTGTTCCAGGTGCCCCAGGGCATCTCCGCCGACCTCATCGCCACCCTGGAGGGGTTCTCTCGCGAGGAGCTGGATGCGTTTGGTCTGCGCTCGCAGCAGCTCGCCGTCCGGGCTCAGGCGGAGGGGCGATTCGGCCGGAGCCTGTTCCCGGTGAAGGACCCGGACTCCGGTGACGTGCTGCTGGCCGCGGATGACTCTCCTCGCGCGGACACCACTCGCGAGAAGCTGGCGGCGCTCTCTGCTTCCTTCATGCAGCTGGGGGCGCAGGTGGCGGGGCCCGGCGGGGAGACGCTGGATGCGCTGGCGGTGCGCGCGTGGCCTCGGGCTCGCGAGGTGCGGCACGTGCACACGGCGGGTACGTCCAGCGGCATCGTGGATGGCGCGGGGGCGATGCTGGTGGCCTCCGGTGAGTATGTGCGGGCGCATGGGCTGAAGCCTCGCGCTCGGGTGCGGGCCTTCTCCGCCGTGGGGAGTGACCCCGTGCTGATGCTCACCGGGCCGGCTCCCGCCGCGCTCAAGGCGCTCAAGGCCGCGGGCATGACGGCGCGTGACGTGGACCTGTGGGAAATCAACGAGGCCTTCGCGGCCGTGGTCCTGCAGACGGCGCGGGCGCTGGAGGTGGACCTGGAGCGCGTCAACGTCAACGGTGGCGCCATTGCCCTGGGACACCCGCTGGGTGCCACCGGGAGCATGCTGGTGGGCACGGCCGTGGATGAGCTGGAGCGGCGCGGCGGGACGGTGGCAGTGGTGGCGCTGTGCACCAGCGGCGGTCAGGCGGTGGCGGCGGTGCTGGAGCGCGTGTAG
- a CDS encoding DUSAM domain-containing protein: protein MRDFDADWNQIWTLDNQVQRGLPLALTDELCDLLRRTAPTVAISSAEVDAALASAKLTTALLQDIAARIREGSHRLSRALDRMYTREEKGDLDGARQQMQDLLAIEKVPHYRSIAEGQLERLDDLT from the coding sequence GTGCGGGACTTCGACGCGGACTGGAATCAAATCTGGACTCTCGACAACCAGGTTCAGCGGGGTCTGCCGCTGGCCCTCACCGACGAGCTGTGCGACCTGTTGCGGCGCACCGCGCCTACGGTAGCCATCAGCTCGGCCGAGGTAGACGCGGCCCTCGCGAGCGCGAAGCTCACCACCGCACTGCTCCAGGACATCGCGGCACGCATCCGCGAGGGCTCTCACCGGCTCTCACGAGCCCTGGACCGGATGTACACCCGTGAAGAAAAGGGGGACCTCGACGGAGCACGGCAGCAGATGCAAGACCTGCTCGCCATCGAAAAGGTCCCCCATTACCGGAGCATCGCCGAAGGCCAACTGGAGCGGCTGGACGACCTGACGTAG
- a CDS encoding sigma 54-interacting transcriptional regulator, translated as MREPPLEDFSTANVRESGEEPHPHDAPLLPALTVVSHPLPHRVGDRLLLEGLAAGRDVALSRNAPAFVPPGGALGTHLADPFISRKPLVLAPGPDGSLRLTPAADTRVSLGGEPLQGPWELSSQEVAAGVPLVLAGRVVLLLHLADPAPLRAGDPLGMVGASAGIQRVRRHVEQVADLGVPVLIRGETGSGKELIARAIHQRSPRRVRPFVSVNLGAIPRELAASELFGARKGAFTGAVKDQDGFFQAAHGGTLFLDEVGEAPPEVQVMLLRVLETGELYPVGSRTPIAVDVRLVAATDAHLEERIRDGRFKAPLLHRLAGYSIRVPALRERPEDVGPLFHHFAREELEALGEAHRLSPEDPFTEPWLPAPLAVRLVRHGWPGNIRQLRNVARQLVIGNRGQPRLRLDAQLEQELSADGAPSPGRPATTAVPGPAPAVPRRKPSDISPEALLTALREGGWDFQAAADRLGIHRTSVYDLIERIPSLRTAGDLSVEELTRCFHACQGDLDAMVRQLEVSRRALGRRLKELGLG; from the coding sequence ATGCGCGAGCCCCCCCTTGAGGACTTCTCCACGGCCAACGTTCGCGAGTCGGGCGAGGAGCCTCATCCTCACGACGCGCCCCTGCTCCCGGCGCTGACCGTCGTCTCGCATCCCCTGCCCCACCGCGTGGGAGACCGCCTGCTGCTGGAGGGGCTCGCCGCGGGCCGCGACGTGGCGCTCTCGCGCAATGCCCCGGCCTTCGTCCCTCCCGGGGGCGCCCTGGGCACGCACCTGGCCGACCCGTTCATCAGTCGCAAGCCGCTGGTCCTCGCGCCCGGCCCGGATGGCAGCCTCCGCCTGACGCCCGCCGCGGACACCCGGGTCTCCCTCGGTGGCGAGCCACTCCAGGGCCCCTGGGAGCTGTCCTCCCAGGAGGTGGCCGCCGGAGTGCCTCTGGTGCTGGCCGGCCGCGTGGTGCTGCTGCTCCACCTGGCGGACCCCGCGCCGCTACGGGCCGGGGACCCGCTGGGCATGGTGGGCGCCAGCGCGGGCATCCAGCGGGTCCGCCGCCACGTCGAGCAGGTGGCGGACCTGGGGGTGCCCGTGCTCATCCGGGGCGAGACGGGCTCCGGCAAGGAGCTCATCGCCCGCGCCATCCACCAGCGCAGCCCCCGGAGGGTGCGGCCCTTCGTCAGCGTCAACCTGGGCGCCATCCCCCGGGAGCTGGCCGCCTCCGAGCTGTTCGGCGCGCGCAAGGGGGCCTTCACCGGCGCGGTGAAGGACCAGGACGGCTTCTTCCAGGCGGCCCACGGCGGGACGCTCTTCCTCGACGAGGTGGGCGAGGCGCCCCCCGAGGTCCAGGTCATGCTGCTGCGCGTGCTGGAGACGGGGGAGCTGTACCCGGTCGGCTCGCGCACGCCCATCGCCGTGGACGTGCGGCTGGTGGCCGCCACGGACGCTCACCTGGAAGAGCGGATTCGCGACGGCCGCTTCAAGGCGCCGCTGCTGCACCGGCTGGCCGGCTACTCCATCCGAGTCCCCGCCCTGCGCGAGCGGCCCGAGGACGTGGGCCCGCTCTTCCACCACTTCGCCCGCGAGGAGCTGGAGGCGCTGGGCGAGGCGCACCGGCTGAGCCCCGAGGACCCCTTCACCGAGCCTTGGCTCCCGGCGCCGCTGGCGGTGCGACTGGTGCGTCACGGCTGGCCGGGCAACATCCGGCAGCTCCGCAACGTGGCGCGGCAGCTCGTCATCGGCAACCGCGGCCAGCCGCGCCTGAGGCTCGACGCCCAGCTCGAACAGGAGCTCTCGGCGGACGGGGCCCCGTCGCCTGGCCGCCCCGCCACCACCGCCGTGCCCGGCCCCGCGCCCGCCGTGCCCCGCCGCAAGCCCTCGGACATCTCCCCGGAGGCGCTGCTCACCGCGCTACGAGAGGGAGGCTGGGACTTCCAGGCCGCCGCGGACCGGCTCGGCATCCACCGCACCTCCGTCTACGACCTCATCGAGCGCATTCCCTCCCTGCGCACCGCTGGGGATTTGAGCGTGGAGGAGCTCACCCGCTGCTTCCACGCCTGCCAGGGTGATTTGGACGCCATGGTGCGCCAGCTCGAGGTCTCCCGGCGCGCGCTGGGCCGCCGCCTCAAGGAGCTGGGGCTGGGCTGA
- a CDS encoding LamG domain-containing protein, whose product MKTMSDFSSRASRQHEGWGALRRATKVSAVLAGVLGLVGCSPEQAVEAEPETARGASLGLTQSGSGLLHRYSFDTDGRDSVSGANGALLGGASVVVNGEVTLNGGGGYVSLPIGGTIASLQDATFEAWVKWDSAVGQTWARIFDFNDGVWNKTLFLTPMNGRFDSGPATGTPRFSITTTAMGGEQQATSASGFPVGVLAHVAVTLDSVTGLTRLYVNGGLVAEKASTTLTPASLGTPVNSWLGRSLHPADPFFKGTFSEFRVYGAALSPTRITDSYNAGPDAAMAPSEAYVVTDGRLDVAGVAADTTSVYWVENRPSGLVMKASLSTGSAQVLASGRSHPIAVATDGLYVYWAEAGGSIFKLPVNGGAITLMASGLPAPESLVTDGAFLYFQLRWQQGINGWIYRMPVQGGTPTSLLAEELVGPMTVDGGHLYWMAPGGYIVKALKTGGPTASLWNASLSTTGLASDGQHLYIAENTSPYDILQLPVGGGQWAPAVVVRWGSITRLAVGPSRVVWADSSLGAIMAKGK is encoded by the coding sequence ATGAAGACGATGTCTGATTTCAGCTCGCGAGCTTCCAGGCAGCACGAAGGGTGGGGCGCGCTCCGCCGGGCCACGAAGGTCTCCGCCGTGCTGGCCGGAGTCCTGGGCCTGGTGGGGTGCTCACCCGAGCAGGCAGTCGAGGCCGAGCCGGAGACGGCGCGCGGCGCCAGCCTGGGACTCACGCAGAGCGGCTCGGGGCTGCTCCATCGCTACAGCTTCGACACCGACGGGCGCGACTCGGTGAGCGGGGCGAACGGAGCGCTGCTGGGAGGGGCCTCCGTCGTCGTCAATGGCGAGGTGACGCTCAACGGTGGGGGTGGCTATGTGAGCCTGCCCATCGGCGGGACGATCGCCAGCCTCCAGGATGCGACCTTCGAGGCCTGGGTGAAGTGGGATTCCGCCGTGGGACAGACGTGGGCACGCATCTTCGACTTCAACGATGGCGTGTGGAACAAGACCCTGTTCCTCACCCCGATGAACGGCCGCTTCGACTCGGGGCCAGCGACCGGCACGCCGCGCTTCAGCATCACCACCACCGCCATGGGCGGAGAGCAACAGGCCACGAGCGCGAGCGGGTTTCCCGTGGGCGTGCTCGCGCACGTGGCGGTGACGCTGGACAGCGTGACGGGGCTCACCCGCCTGTACGTCAACGGCGGGCTGGTGGCGGAGAAGGCGTCCACGACGCTCACCCCGGCGAGCCTGGGCACCCCCGTGAACAGCTGGCTGGGCCGCTCCCTCCATCCGGCCGACCCCTTCTTCAAGGGTACGTTCTCCGAGTTCCGCGTCTACGGCGCGGCGCTGTCGCCGACCCGCATCACCGACAGCTACAACGCCGGTCCGGACGCCGCGATGGCCCCCAGTGAGGCCTACGTGGTCACCGACGGGCGACTCGATGTCGCGGGCGTGGCGGCGGACACCACGAGCGTGTACTGGGTCGAGAACCGGCCCTCGGGGCTGGTGATGAAGGCTTCGCTCTCCACCGGCAGCGCGCAGGTGCTCGCCTCCGGCCGCTCCCACCCGATTGCCGTGGCCACGGATGGCCTGTACGTCTACTGGGCCGAAGCCGGAGGGAGCATCTTCAAGCTGCCCGTCAACGGCGGGGCCATCACCCTGATGGCCTCGGGACTTCCGGCCCCCGAGAGCCTGGTCACGGATGGCGCCTTCCTCTACTTCCAGCTCCGCTGGCAGCAGGGCATCAACGGGTGGATCTACCGGATGCCCGTGCAGGGCGGCACGCCCACCTCGCTTCTCGCCGAGGAGCTGGTCGGGCCGATGACCGTCGATGGCGGCCACCTCTACTGGATGGCGCCGGGAGGCTACATCGTGAAGGCCCTCAAGACCGGTGGCCCGACGGCGTCACTCTGGAACGCGTCGCTCAGCACCACGGGCCTCGCCAGTGATGGGCAGCACCTCTACATCGCGGAGAACACGAGCCCCTACGACATCCTCCAGCTTCCCGTAGGGGGGGGCCAGTGGGCGCCGGCGGTCGTCGTCCGGTGGGGCAGCATCACCCGCCTGGCCGTGGGGCCCAGCCGCGTCGTCTGGGCCGACTCCAGCCTTGGGGCCATCATGGCCAAGGGCAAGTAG
- a CDS encoding alpha/beta fold hydrolase has product MMLGSEAPSPAPVRVEEVQVLARDGQPLAATMYQGNWSNGVALQINPGTAVPRRYYDAFARYLADRGFGVLTYDYRGMGGSRMEEEALREARFQDWGERDAPGVTDWLATRFPRHRLAVVGHSAGGQMLGLADTVSRFRAVLLIGSSHGWWRNWRGRDALQLALTWYVVTPLSLATLGYFPGKLFGMGNLPAGIAKQWARWCRSPHYVSDDSGEPLRPYNEQLRVPLRLYSFTDDEYAPEAAVRGLLDYYPRAHREHVRRTPAELGMERIGHFGWFRSTMPRAAWDEAADWLERMALREATSG; this is encoded by the coding sequence ATGATGCTCGGAAGCGAAGCCCCCTCCCCCGCCCCGGTGCGAGTCGAGGAGGTCCAGGTCCTCGCGAGAGACGGCCAGCCGCTGGCGGCGACGATGTACCAGGGAAACTGGAGCAACGGAGTCGCCCTTCAAATCAACCCGGGAACGGCGGTGCCGCGCCGGTACTACGACGCCTTCGCGCGCTACCTCGCGGACCGGGGCTTCGGAGTCCTCACCTACGACTACCGGGGTATGGGGGGCTCACGGATGGAGGAGGAGGCGCTCCGTGAAGCGCGCTTCCAGGACTGGGGCGAGCGGGACGCACCCGGCGTCACGGACTGGCTCGCCACGCGCTTTCCGCGGCACCGGCTCGCGGTGGTGGGCCACTCGGCGGGAGGTCAGATGCTGGGGCTCGCGGACACGGTGTCTCGCTTCCGTGCCGTGCTGCTGATTGGCTCGTCGCACGGCTGGTGGAGGAACTGGCGGGGCCGCGACGCGCTACAGCTTGCGCTGACCTGGTACGTGGTGACGCCCCTCTCGCTGGCGACGCTGGGCTACTTCCCGGGAAAACTCTTCGGCATGGGGAACCTGCCGGCGGGAATCGCAAAGCAGTGGGCTCGTTGGTGCCGCAGCCCCCACTACGTGTCCGACGACAGCGGCGAACCGCTGAGGCCCTACAACGAGCAACTCCGAGTGCCGCTGAGGCTCTACAGCTTCACGGACGACGAGTACGCGCCGGAGGCCGCGGTCCGGGGCCTGCTCGACTACTACCCCCGAGCCCACCGCGAGCATGTGCGCCGCACCCCGGCAGAGCTTGGAATGGAGCGCATCGGCCACTTCGGCTGGTTCCGCTCCACGATGCCGAGAGCCGCCTGGGACGAAGCGGCGGACTGGCTCGAAAGGATGGCGCTGCGGGAAGCCACCTCGGGATAG